From the bacterium genome, the window GGGCGAGTATATCAGTTCCGAGGCCGACATGACCACAGGCGACAATGCGGGATTTTCTTCGTACTATATCATGGGAAGCATATTTCTGACTCCACACCACCGTGCATACAAACAGTCCAGCGGAACATTCGGAGGCGCTGTCATGGACGAGAAGTCGTTTTTCGGCAATGGCGGCTGTGGCGCATGGGAAGCGACAGTGCGGTATTCGAATATCGATCTTACGGACGGAGCTGTAAATGGCGGAGAGGCGACGGATATCACCATCGGGCTTAACTGGTATCTTAATCAGAATACCCGTGTGATGGTTAACTATATTTATTCCGATCTTGACGATACAGGTAAGGCGCGCGCTCTTCTTATGAGGTTCCAGTTCAACATGTGATCATCGGCCAGTCGAGGGTAAATCGTATGAACAAGAGAATGTTCGTAAAACAAATAATCCTCTTCGAGATTACAGCGTACTCAATCATCATATTCATGTTTTTCGCGGATGAGATTTTCGACTTGCCCCACTATTTACTGGGAGCCCCGGCAACGCCGATAAACTGGACCGAGAGTTACATGGAATCGGGATTTGTTACCGTTCTGGCTGTTATTACCATCGTACAATCGTATTTGCGATTCCGGTAAGACGAACTCTCTTTTCTTTTGAGATTCCAGTTCTACATGTGATTATCAGGCAGATAAGGAAAACCGTATGCATAAACGAAAATTTGAAAACCGGATAGTCCTCTGCGAGATTATTGGATTTACAATCGCCGTATTCATGTTATTCGCGGACGAGGTCTTCGACTTGCCCCACTATTTACTGGGAGCCCCGGCAACGCCGATAAACTGGGTCGAGAGTTTCATGGAATCGGGCTTCGTGATCGTTCTGGCGATCATCACCATCTCCAACTCATGCTGTAACTTGAATAAGATAAAATATCTCGAGGGTTTTCTGCCTGTGTGCTCATTCTGTAAAAAGATTAAAACAGGGGATACATGGATACCTATAGAGGAATATATCAGTAAAAATTCCAACGCTGTGTTTTCACATGGATTCTGCCCCGAATGTGCCAAAAAATATTATGGGCAGTATATGCAGAAAGAAGACAATTTCGTCGCCGGCGACCTCAAAGAGCAGGCACGAAAGAGCAAAGAATCCACCTTAAAAGAAGGTGGGTTTCTATTTTGAAATAATGAGGGGTAATCATTTCCCCGGATTGTTCGCCGAAGAAGACTTCGCCTGCGCTTCCAGAAACCGGTAGAAATCGACCTGGGCCTGTACAGGAGGTTTATCGGGCTCCCGTATGTAGGGATTATCCTGAGCCTCGTTCAGTATTCGGGCTTTGGTGTTGTCCCTGAGCTGAATATCAAGAAAGGTTTTTAACTCATTCCGGATTTCCTTATCATAAATCGGGCAGGTTGCCTCGATTCGCCTGTCCAGGTTCCGTGTCATCCAGTCACATGAGGAAATAAATAAGAGCTCATCTCCCCCGTTGTGGAAAACAAACACCCGGGAATGTTCGAGAAAACGGTCGATGATACTTATGGCCCGGATATTCTCGCTCAAACCCTTCACACCAGGCACCAGCGAACATGCGCCACGGACGATAAGGTCGATTTTCACCCCGGCCTGGCTGGCGTTATAGAGTTTTTCTATCATCATCTCATCGACAAGACTGTTGAGCTTCAGAAGAATATATGCTTTTTTCCCTTTTCGAGCGTTTGTCACTTCGTTTTTTATAAAAGCGCTCATTTTCTTTCTTGTCAGAAAGGGTGACACAATGAGATGGTTATACGTACTCGTTTTATAATTATTATCGAAAAAATCGAATACTTTTTTAATATCACCAGTAATTCCGGGATGTGCTGTCAATAAACTATGGTCGCTGTATACCTTCGCGGTGTTTTCGTTATAATTCCCCGTACCGATATGCGCGTAATGGACAAGCTTGCCCTTCTCCCGGCGTGTGATGAGACATAGTTTGCAATGGACTTTGAGGTTGGGAACACCGTGGATGATACTCACTCCTTCCTCACGGAGCTGGTCGGTCCAGTAAATATTCGCTTCCTCGTCAAAGCGTGCTTTAAGCTCGATGACGGCGGTGACCGATTTCCCGTTTCTGGCAGCCCGTATGAGAGCATTATTTACATTCGAATCCTTGGCAACCCGGTACAGCGTTATTTTTATCGAAACGACTTTCGGGTCGATAGACGCTTCCCGTAATAAATCGATAAAGTAGTGAAACGATTGATACGGGTAGTAAATCATTATGTCTTTTTTCCTGATCAGCTTCAGCAGGCTGGAATCGGGAATGATATCCTTATGAGGCACCATGGGCATAGGTTTATACCGAAGGGACTTCGAGCCTACCGCAGGAAATGACATGAAATCTTTGAAATTATGGTATCTTCCGCCCGGAATGAGCGAATCGGTATCGGTGAAACGGTTCTTTTTAACAAACATTTTCAAAAAATCTTCCGGGATCGAACTGTCGTAAATAAACCGGACGGGTGAGCCTTTTTTCCGGTCTTTCAGGCTCCTGCTCATTTTCTCGAAAAAGCTCATGGTAATGTCTTCATCGTCGATATCGAGCTCGGCATCACGGGTGAGCTTGACGATATATGCCTTATACGATGTAAAACCGAACATCGAAAATATTACCCCGAGCCCTATCCGTATCACATCGTCGAGCAGGATGATGTAAACACCGTCATCCTGTGAAGGTAAAACAAGGAATCTCGTCAGAATCCTCGTCGGAACCTCTATCAGGGCATGTTTGGGGAATTTCGTATTTTTCTTCTTATACAGCAGAACCGCAAGGTAAACGGAATGATCCTTTAATATGGGGAACTGCTTGAGATTCTCTATCATTACAGGGAACAGTGTCTGCCTGACTTCCTGGTGGAAATAATTTCTGACATACACTTCCTGCTCCGGGCTGAGCTGTTTTTCGTTAACGATGTTAATATTTTCTTTTTTCAGCTCTTTCAGTATCTTCTGATAAATCTCGTCGAAGTTGTTCTGCTGACGGATGACAATCTGCTGAATCTCGTTAAGAACCTCTTCCGGATATTTCCCCATGAGAATTTTTTTCTTTTTCCCGGCTTTTACCATACGTCTGAGCGTCGCAACCCTGACCCTGAAAAACTCGTCGAGGTTCGAGGAGAATATTCCGAGGAATTTAATCCGCTCGATAAGAGGAGTCGCCGGATCATCGGCTTCCTGAAGAACACGCTCATTAAAGGAAAGCCAGCTTATTTCACGGTTGATAAATCTGGGTTCCGGGTCTTTCATGGATTTTTTGCCTTCCGAAGGACAGGAATAAAGGTGTACGTGTCATAATATACAGAACCGTAATCATGATTATATAAAAAATATGTTACAAAATCTCAAGATATTTATTAAAATATGATTATGGGGGAAATAATATTTATTACAACTAATTACCAGTGTCATGTCTATCCTGACAGGACACCGGAATCGGACTGAAACTATTACCAGAGCATGAATACCTTGAAAATACTCAATATTTATCCCGGACAGTTCCGGTAAGGAGGCACATTATCAGAATCGATTCCATCGAGATTTTCCGGGTCGATATGCCGCTCAT encodes:
- the ppk1 gene encoding polyphosphate kinase 1; the protein is MKDPEPRFINREISWLSFNERVLQEADDPATPLIERIKFLGIFSSNLDEFFRVRVATLRRMVKAGKKKKILMGKYPEEVLNEIQQIVIRQQNNFDEIYQKILKELKKENINIVNEKQLSPEQEVYVRNYFHQEVRQTLFPVMIENLKQFPILKDHSVYLAVLLYKKKNTKFPKHALIEVPTRILTRFLVLPSQDDGVYIILLDDVIRIGLGVIFSMFGFTSYKAYIVKLTRDAELDIDDEDITMSFFEKMSRSLKDRKKGSPVRFIYDSSIPEDFLKMFVKKNRFTDTDSLIPGGRYHNFKDFMSFPAVGSKSLRYKPMPMVPHKDIIPDSSLLKLIRKKDIMIYYPYQSFHYFIDLLREASIDPKVVSIKITLYRVAKDSNVNNALIRAARNGKSVTAVIELKARFDEEANIYWTDQLREEGVSIIHGVPNLKVHCKLCLITRREKGKLVHYAHIGTGNYNENTAKVYSDHSLLTAHPGITGDIKKVFDFFDNNYKTSTYNHLIVSPFLTRKKMSAFIKNEVTNARKGKKAYILLKLNSLVDEMMIEKLYNASQAGVKIDLIVRGACSLVPGVKGLSENIRAISIIDRFLEHSRVFVFHNGGDELLFISSCDWMTRNLDRRIEATCPIYDKEIRNELKTFLDIQLRDNTKARILNEAQDNPYIREPDKPPVQAQVDFYRFLEAQAKSSSANNPGK